A DNA window from Paraclostridium bifermentans contains the following coding sequences:
- the ylqF gene encoding ribosome biogenesis GTPase YlqF, whose translation MKIQRMTDEYLRDDSLHINWYPGHMKKTKDLVRNNLKLVDVVVELLDARIPLSSRNPDIDRFVGDKPRVVVLNKSDISDQNKLNQWVDYYKKRGIKAIPVDTLKGKGVNKIIEECKNETREKMEALVKKGRIERPIRIMIVGIPNVGKSSLINKLTGRKSTQTGDKPGVTKGKQWVKLKGNLELLDTPGILWPKFEDEEVALKLAFCRAIKDEVLDVDTLGLKLIEKLMEIEPEKLKERYKLDELGETPIETMDKIGIKRGLILRKNELDYTRIATTVLNEFRDGKMGRITLEVPKDMIDC comes from the coding sequence ATGAAAATACAAAGAATGACAGATGAATACTTAAGAGATGATAGTTTACATATAAACTGGTATCCAGGGCATATGAAAAAAACTAAAGACTTAGTAAGAAACAACTTAAAATTAGTCGATGTTGTTGTAGAACTTTTAGATGCAAGAATACCACTTAGTAGTAGAAATCCTGATATAGATAGATTCGTTGGAGATAAACCAAGAGTTGTAGTTTTAAACAAAAGTGATATATCAGATCAAAATAAATTAAATCAATGGGTTGATTATTACAAAAAAAGAGGAATAAAAGCTATCCCAGTAGATACTTTAAAGGGAAAAGGCGTAAATAAAATAATAGAAGAATGTAAAAATGAAACTAGAGAAAAAATGGAAGCTTTAGTTAAAAAGGGGAGAATAGAGAGACCTATAAGAATAATGATAGTTGGAATTCCAAACGTAGGTAAATCTTCTCTTATAAATAAGCTTACAGGAAGAAAAAGTACTCAAACAGGAGATAAGCCAGGCGTAACTAAAGGTAAGCAATGGGTTAAGTTAAAAGGTAACTTAGAGCTATTAGATACTCCAGGTATATTATGGCCTAAATTTGAAGATGAAGAAGTAGCTTTAAAATTAGCATTTTGTAGAGCTATAAAAGATGAAGTTTTAGACGTGGACACTTTAGGGCTTAAATTAATAGAGAAATTAATGGAAATAGAACCAGAAAAATTAAAAGAAAGATATAAACTGGACGAGCTTGGAGAAACTCCTATAGAAACTATGGATAAAATAGGAATTAAAAGAGGTCTTATTTTGAGAAAAAATGAGTTGGATTATACAAGAATTGCAACAACAGTTCTAAATGAATTCAGAGATGGTAAGATGGGAAGGATAACTTTAGAAGTACCTAAAGATATGATTGATTGTTAA
- the rplS gene encoding 50S ribosomal protein L19 — translation MNEILRSLEQEQLKNEVPNFGPGDTVKVHVRIVEGKRERIQIFEGVVLKRQGGGARETFTVRKISFNVGVERTFPVHSPKLEKIEVTRKGKVRRAKLNYLRGRVGKAAKIKEAR, via the coding sequence ATGAACGAAATATTAAGATCATTAGAGCAAGAGCAATTAAAAAATGAAGTTCCTAACTTTGGACCTGGGGACACTGTAAAAGTACACGTTAGAATAGTTGAAGGAAAAAGAGAAAGAATACAAATATTCGAAGGTGTTGTATTAAAGAGACAAGGTGGAGGAGCTAGAGAGACTTTCACTGTAAGAAAAATATCTTTCAACGTTGGAGTAGAAAGAACATTCCCTGTTCATTCTCCAAAATTAGAGAAGATAGAAGTAACTAGAAAAGGTAAAGTAAGAAGAGCTAAACTAAACTACTTAAGAGGTAGAGTAGGTAAAGCTGCTAAGATAAAAGAAGCTAGATAA
- the ffh gene encoding signal recognition particle protein, with protein MIFEGLADKLQGALGKLKSKGKLTEKDVKDAMREVKLALLEADVNFKVVKDFVKKVQERAVGQDVMESLTPAQHVIKIVNEELTSLMGDVQSKIMISPKPPTVIMMVGLQGAGKTTTSGKLGGYFKKQGKKPLLVACDIYRPAAIKQLQVVGEKLDIPVFSMGDKESPVNIAKAGYNHAVKNNHDLVIIDTAGRLHIDETLMEELQNIKSEVKPHEILLVVDSMTGQDAVNVAQSFNDALGVDGVVLTKLDGDTRGGAALSIRAVTQKPIKFIGMGEKLDDLEPFHPDRMASRILGMGDILSLIEKAQENIDLEKAKELESKIKKQDLDFEDFLEQMEQIQKMGPLNKVIEMIPGMGQVKDQLGDIDMNNKEIVRTKAIVQSMTIEERRNPSILNASRKKRIARGSGTSVQDVNRLIKQFDEMKKMMKMFTGTQKSMKKRGGFAGLPFFK; from the coding sequence ATGATATTTGAAGGATTAGCAGATAAACTACAGGGCGCTTTAGGTAAATTAAAATCTAAAGGTAAGCTTACTGAAAAAGATGTTAAAGATGCTATGAGAGAAGTTAAGCTAGCTTTATTAGAAGCTGATGTTAACTTTAAAGTAGTTAAAGACTTTGTTAAGAAAGTTCAAGAAAGAGCTGTTGGACAAGATGTTATGGAAAGCTTGACACCAGCACAACACGTTATAAAAATAGTTAATGAAGAACTTACAAGTTTAATGGGTGATGTTCAAAGTAAAATAATGATATCGCCAAAGCCACCAACAGTTATAATGATGGTAGGTTTACAAGGTGCAGGTAAGACAACTACATCTGGTAAGCTTGGAGGATACTTTAAAAAGCAAGGTAAGAAGCCCTTACTAGTGGCTTGTGATATATATAGACCTGCAGCGATAAAGCAATTACAAGTTGTAGGTGAAAAATTAGATATACCAGTGTTTAGCATGGGAGATAAAGAAAGCCCAGTAAATATAGCAAAAGCTGGATATAATCATGCAGTAAAAAATAACCACGATTTAGTTATAATAGATACAGCGGGTAGACTTCATATAGATGAGACTTTAATGGAAGAGTTACAAAATATAAAATCTGAAGTTAAGCCGCACGAAATACTATTGGTTGTAGATTCTATGACAGGACAAGATGCAGTTAATGTTGCACAAAGCTTTAATGATGCTCTTGGGGTTGATGGAGTAGTTTTAACTAAGCTTGATGGTGATACTAGAGGTGGGGCAGCACTTTCAATAAGAGCTGTAACACAAAAGCCTATAAAGTTTATAGGTATGGGAGAAAAGCTAGATGACTTAGAGCCTTTCCATCCAGATAGAATGGCATCTAGAATATTAGGTATGGGAGACATCCTAAGCTTAATAGAAAAGGCTCAAGAAAATATAGATTTAGAAAAAGCTAAGGAATTAGAAAGCAAAATTAAAAAGCAAGATCTTGATTTTGAAGATTTCTTAGAACAAATGGAACAAATTCAAAAGATGGGTCCTTTAAATAAGGTAATTGAAATGATTCCTGGTATGGGTCAAGTCAAAGACCAACTTGGGGACATCGATATGAATAATAAAGAAATTGTTAGGACTAAGGCAATCGTACAGTCTATGACAATAGAAGAAAGAAGAAATCCTAGTATCCTAAATGCTTCAAGAAAGAAAAGAATAGCAAGAGGTAGTGGTACTAGTGTTCAAGATGTAAACAGACTTATAAAGCAATTTGATGAGATGAAAAAAATGATGAAGATGTTTACAGGAACTCAAAAAAGCATGAAGAAAAGGGGAGGCTTTGCCGGTTTACCTTTCTTTAAATAA
- the brnQ gene encoding branched-chain amino acid transport system II carrier protein, whose amino-acid sequence MKNTNKDIIIVGFALFAMFFGAGNLIFPPFLGLISGESWMTGFSGFILADVGLALLAIAAAAKCGGDVNKILGRAGKSLSKVVGIAIMICLGPLLAIPRTAATTFEMGVQPIIGNAVSPVIFSIIFFAIVLLLTIRPSKVVDIIGKVLTPALLVALALLIIKGIITPLGQISPDTLVDNVFSNGVSQGYQTMDALGAVALSTIIIASLHNKGYESNSEKVSLTIKAGIVAGVALCFVYGGLTFLGATISQNFAGQDISTISQASLIVGITEQLLGYPGKAILGIIVALACLTTAIGLTSATGQYFTKITNNKLKYEVVVIVVCIFSAIVSNFGVDTIIKFSAPILDMVYPVTILLVITTLFKDQIKNDNAIKGAAYVTLIISILGVVNSLAKTYGLPVHIPFLEVLPFAKIGFNWIVPAIVGGILGNFVKTSNCMSVEYE is encoded by the coding sequence ATGAAAAATACGAACAAAGATATAATTATAGTGGGATTTGCACTTTTTGCTATGTTCTTTGGAGCAGGAAATCTTATCTTCCCACCATTTTTAGGACTTATATCTGGTGAAAGTTGGATGACGGGATTCTCAGGATTTATATTAGCTGACGTAGGACTAGCATTACTAGCTATAGCAGCAGCAGCAAAATGCGGTGGAGATGTTAATAAGATTTTAGGAAGAGCAGGTAAATCTTTATCAAAAGTTGTAGGAATAGCTATAATGATTTGTCTAGGACCTTTATTAGCAATACCTAGAACAGCAGCTACAACATTTGAAATGGGTGTACAACCTATAATAGGAAATGCTGTATCTCCAGTAATATTCTCTATAATATTCTTTGCAATAGTGTTATTACTTACAATAAGACCATCTAAGGTTGTAGATATAATAGGAAAAGTGTTAACACCAGCATTACTTGTTGCGTTAGCTCTTTTAATAATAAAAGGTATAATAACACCATTAGGACAAATAAGCCCAGACACTTTAGTAGACAACGTATTTTCAAATGGAGTATCACAAGGATATCAAACAATGGATGCGTTAGGAGCAGTTGCACTTTCAACTATAATAATTGCATCTTTACACAATAAAGGATATGAAAGTAATTCAGAAAAAGTGAGTTTAACGATAAAAGCTGGTATAGTAGCAGGAGTAGCTTTATGTTTTGTTTATGGAGGACTTACATTCTTAGGAGCAACTATATCTCAAAATTTTGCAGGACAAGATATAAGTACAATATCTCAAGCTTCATTAATAGTTGGAATAACAGAACAATTACTTGGATATCCAGGTAAAGCTATACTAGGAATAATAGTAGCTCTAGCTTGTTTAACAACAGCTATAGGATTAACATCAGCTACAGGACAATACTTTACTAAAATTACTAACAATAAATTAAAATATGAAGTAGTAGTAATAGTTGTATGTATATTCAGCGCTATAGTATCTAACTTTGGAGTTGACACTATAATTAAATTCTCAGCACCAATACTTGATATGGTTTACCCAGTAACGATACTATTAGTAATAACAACATTATTTAAAGATCAAATTAAAAATGATAATGCTATAAAAGGTGCAGCTTATGTAACTTTAATAATAAGTATATTAGGTGTAGTTAATTCATTAGCTAAAACTTATGGATTACCAGTACACATACCATTCTTAGAAGTATTACCATTTGCTAAGATAGGATTTAACTGGATAGTACCTGCGATAGTAGGTGGAATATTAGGAAACTTTGTTAAGACAAGTAACTGCATGAGCGTAGAATACGAATAA
- a CDS encoding KH domain-containing protein, translated as MKELVLDIAKALVDNPEAVEVEETFNDGETILKLKVAPDDMGKVIGKQGRIAKAIRTVIKSASNRDHKKVTLEII; from the coding sequence ATGAAAGAGCTAGTACTAGATATAGCAAAGGCTCTTGTCGATAATCCAGAGGCAGTTGAAGTAGAGGAAACTTTTAATGATGGAGAAACTATCTTAAAATTAAAAGTAGCCCCTGATGACATGGGTAAGGTTATCGGTAAGCAGGGTAGAATAGCTAAAGCTATAAGAACTGTTATAAAATCTGCTTCAAATAGAGACCACAAAAAGGTTACTCTTGAAATAATATAA
- the rpsP gene encoding 30S ribosomal protein S16 — MAVKIRLKRMGSNKKPFYRIVVADSRAPRDGKFIEEIGFYNPISQPKQVKINDEKAVKWLGCGAQPTDTVKTLLVNNGVMEKFEASKQAK, encoded by the coding sequence ATGGCAGTTAAAATAAGATTAAAAAGAATGGGATCAAATAAAAAACCTTTCTACAGAATAGTAGTAGCAGATTCTAGAGCTCCAAGAGATGGAAAGTTCATAGAAGAAATAGGATTCTACAATCCAATATCTCAACCAAAGCAAGTTAAAATAAACGATGAGAAAGCTGTTAAATGGTTAGGATGTGGAGCACAACCAACTGATACAGTTAAAACTTTATTAGTTAACAACGGAGTAATGGAAAAGTTCGAAGCTTCTAAGCAAGCTAAGTAA
- the trmD gene encoding tRNA (guanosine(37)-N1)-methyltransferase TrmD produces MRFHIMTLFPEIFNSYMNESIMKRAVEKGIIEVNIYNIRDFSTNKHKKVDDYPFGGGAGMVMTPQPIYDTYKYIIDKFDIKDPRVIYLTPKGKVHNQNIASEMSTFEDVILLCGHYEGIDQRIIDSIVTDEISIGDYVLTGGELPALILIDSISRLIPGVLSQNESFEEESFKDDLLEYPHYTRPREFMGMEVPEVLLSGNHKKIDEWRHEKSIEITKERRPDLYKKACK; encoded by the coding sequence ATGAGATTTCATATAATGACACTATTCCCAGAAATATTCAACTCTTATATGAATGAGAGTATAATGAAAAGAGCTGTAGAAAAAGGTATTATTGAAGTAAACATATACAATATAAGAGACTTTTCTACTAATAAGCATAAAAAGGTAGATGATTATCCCTTTGGAGGTGGAGCAGGTATGGTAATGACTCCACAACCAATATATGATACATATAAATATATTATAGATAAGTTTGATATAAAAGATCCTAGAGTTATATACTTAACGCCTAAGGGTAAAGTTCACAATCAAAATATAGCTAGTGAAATGTCAACATTTGAAGATGTAATACTTTTATGTGGTCACTATGAAGGAATAGATCAAAGAATTATTGATTCTATAGTTACCGATGAAATATCTATAGGAGATTATGTATTAACAGGAGGAGAACTTCCTGCACTGATTCTTATAGACTCAATTTCAAGGCTTATACCAGGTGTATTAAGTCAAAATGAATCCTTTGAAGAGGAATCATTTAAAGATGATTTATTAGAGTACCCTCATTATACTAGACCTAGAGAATTTATGGGAATGGAAGTTCCGGAAGTTTTACTATCTGGAAATCATAAGAAAATAGATGAGTGGAGACATGAGAAATCTATTGAAATAACTAAAGAAAGACGTCCTGATTTATACAAAAAAGCTTGTAAATAA
- the ylxM gene encoding YlxM family DNA-binding protein, with protein sequence MNLEKLVEIGLLFEQYKMLLTDKQREIVSLYYNEDYSLGEISENLSVSRQGIYDTLKRSEKILKDYEAKLGLVKKSKEREKITQDIYNKVVDIKQDLLQNRDCANLIPKVENIEDLCREMLK encoded by the coding sequence ATGAATCTAGAAAAATTAGTAGAAATTGGGTTGTTATTTGAACAATACAAAATGCTTCTAACTGATAAGCAAAGAGAAATTGTATCACTTTATTACAATGAAGATTATTCTCTTGGAGAAATCAGTGAAAATCTAAGTGTTTCAAGACAAGGAATATATGATACATTAAAGCGTTCTGAAAAAATTTTGAAGGATTATGAAGCAAAATTAGGCTTAGTTAAAAAGTCAAAAGAACGTGAAAAAATTACACAAGACATATATAATAAAGTTGTTGACATTAAACAAGATTTATTGCAAAATAGAGATTGTGCTAATTTAATCCCTAAGGTAGAAAATATAGAAGATTTATGTAGGGAGATGTTAAAATGA
- the rimM gene encoding ribosome maturation factor RimM (Essential for efficient processing of 16S rRNA) — MENKLTHFKIGQIVKTQGLKGEVRIYSTTDDIYRYDDLDAFYIGKDLNTEYKVQNVRYKGNLVIMKIKGIDTVEMAEKIVNKNIYVSREESKELDEDEFFIADMIGIDVYTVDNKHVGVLDDVLQYTANDVYVIKGEDNKEYLIPAVMKFVPEIDIEERKMIIDPIKGMLD, encoded by the coding sequence ATGGAAAATAAATTAACTCATTTTAAAATAGGACAAATAGTAAAAACACAAGGTTTAAAAGGTGAAGTAAGAATTTACTCCACAACGGATGATATATATAGATATGACGACTTGGATGCTTTTTATATAGGAAAAGACCTTAATACAGAATATAAAGTACAAAATGTTAGATATAAAGGTAACTTAGTTATAATGAAAATAAAAGGAATAGATACAGTAGAAATGGCTGAAAAGATAGTTAACAAAAATATCTATGTATCTAGAGAAGAGTCAAAAGAATTAGATGAAGACGAGTTCTTTATTGCTGATATGATTGGTATAGACGTTTATACAGTAGATAATAAACATGTAGGCGTATTAGATGATGTTTTACAATATACAGCTAATGATGTTTATGTAATTAAAGGTGAAGATAATAAAGAATATCTTATACCAGCTGTTATGAAATTTGTACCTGAGATAGATATAGAAGAAAGAAAAATGATAATAGACCCTATAAAGGGAATGTTAGATTAA